AATTCATCTCCTCCTAAACGGGCAACCGTGTCACTGGGGCGTAAACAGTGAGCCAACCGACGAGCAATGGCAATGAGCAGCTGATCTCCAACCATGTGCCCCAAACTGTCATTGATGACCTTAAAGCGATCGAGGTCAATAAACAGGACGGCAAACAAAAACTCAGGGCTACGTTGAGCCAGCTGAACGGCATGACGCAGACGCTCCATCAGCAGGATGCGATTGGGCAATCCGGTTAGCATGTCATGTAAGGCATCATGGACGAGCTTTTCTTCTGCTTGTTTCCAGATCGTCATATCGGTCTGAGAGCCTGCAATACGAGTGGCTTGCCCTTCTGCATTGCGAACGGCTAAACCTCGACTTAGCATCCATCGATAAGAGCCATCCTGGTGCAACATGCGATATTCACTCTCAAAGTGAGGAGTGAGGTTGTCCAGATGGGCAGAAACCTGGCGTTTTACCCAATAGAGATCTTCCGAGTGGATTCGCTCAAACCATTCATCCAAACTGTTGCTGAGGTCATATTCTTCATAGCCCAACATCGTTTTCCAGCGAGGCGAAAAATAAACTTCGTTGGTGCGGAGATTCCAGTCCCAAATGCCATCATTCGCACCACGAACTGCCAGCGCATAGCGTTCTTCGCTCTCTCGGAGTGCTTCTTCCGCCAGCTTACGAGCCGTAACATCCGTTTGGAAACCGATAAAATGAGTCAAATTCCCCCGAACATCAAAGACTGGATTCAAGATCAGCTCATTCCAGAAAGGCGTACCATCTTTGCGGTAGTTAATTAGCGTGCGCGTAATCGATTTTCTTTGTCGTACCGCTTCGCTCAACTGCCGGACTGCAACTGGATCGGTCTCTGCTCCTTGCAGGCAACGACAATTTTTGCCAAGGATCTCACTGCTGGTATAACCTGTTAACGTTGTGAAAGCCGGATTGATAAAAATGACTGGGTTGTTCGGCAAATTTGGATCGGTGATGACAACGCCGACTGTGACATTGGCGATCGCCTGTGCGAGTTGGTTTTTCTCATGCAGTGCCTGCCGCAGCTTTGCCAGGGTTTGGCTATGTTCTATTGCATGACGGATTGCCCGCTCCAGAATGGCAGCATTAAGTTCGCTTTTCACCAAATAATCAGCGGCTCCCGTGCGGATTGCTGCCACATCAACTTCGTGATCACCCTGCCCGGTCAGCAAGATCATGGGAGCATAGCACCCTTTGAGGATGGCTTCCCGGAGCAGATCTAAGCCGTTTTCTTTTCCTAACCGATAATCAACGAGATAAATGTCGTGTCGATGCTGAGCAATGATGGCTAGAGCAGTCTCATAAGCGTTGACCCATTCCACCTGAA
This genomic window from Trichocoleus sp. contains:
- a CDS encoding EAL domain-containing protein yields the protein MYDSVTSVLLVEDDEDDYIITQSLLSEIKDTQFQVEWVNAYETALAIIAQHRHDIYLVDYRLGKENGLDLLREAILKGCYAPMILLTGQGDHEVDVAAIRTGAADYLVKSELNAAILERAIRHAIEHSQTLAKLRQALHEKNQLAQAIANVTVGVVITDPNLPNNPVIFINPAFTTLTGYTSSEILGKNCRCLQGAETDPVAVRQLSEAVRQRKSITRTLINYRKDGTPFWNELILNPVFDVRGNLTHFIGFQTDVTARKLAEEALRESEERYALAVRGANDGIWDWNLRTNEVYFSPRWKTMLGYEEYDLSNSLDEWFERIHSEDLYWVKRQVSAHLDNLTPHFESEYRMLHQDGSYRWMLSRGLAVRNAEGQATRIAGSQTDMTIWKQAEEKLVHDALHDMLTGLPNRILLMERLRHAVQLAQRSPEFLFAVLFIDLDRFKVINDSLGHMVGDQLLIAIARRLAHCLRPSDTVARLGGDEFVILLEDIKDTAAVAIVAERIKHELALPFNLEDNEVYTAASIGIAFSTLNYENPEDLLRDADTAMYRAKAQGRARYEIFHPGMHINALALLQLETDLRRAIERQELRLHYQPIIALRTLQVIGFEALIRWQHPQRGIIYPNEFISLAEETGLIMPMSEWCLREACHQMKAWETKFSQPLTVSVNLSSKQFTPQITVQVQQILKETGLAPQRLKLEITESLLMENAESAIDTLSELRELGIQLAIDDFGTGYSSLSYLHRFPIDTLKIDRSFINKIDVDGEQLAIVRTIITLAWNLGMEVVAEGVETTKQLSQLRSLHCEYAQGYLFAKPLAESSVEQLIYAKPVSWQNYLV